From a single Solanum dulcamara chromosome 4, daSolDulc1.2, whole genome shotgun sequence genomic region:
- the LOC129887537 gene encoding rhamnogalacturonan I rhamnosyltransferase 1-like, whose translation MLLDPEELQQFQNHSSQMAALDFIVSTASNIFIPSYDGNMAKLVEGHRRYRGYRKTIQLDRKTLVGLLDLHHNRTLSWDEFSAAVRQLHEGRIGQPARRRVIEDKPKEEDYFYANPQECLCESARCEGPDNSTEVQ comes from the exons ATGTTGCTTGATCCCGAAGAGTTGCAGCAGTTCCAGAATCATTCTTCTCAAATGGCAGCTCTGGATTTCATAGTATCAACCGCCAGTAACATATTTATTCCTAGTTATGATGGCAACATGGCTAAACTTGTCGAAGGTCATCGTAG GTATCGTGGTTATAGAAAAACCATCCAATTGGATCGCAAAACTCTAGTTGGGTTATTGGATTTGCATCACAACCGGACCCTTTCATGGGATGAGTTTTCAGCTGCTGTGCGACAGTTGCACGAGGGAAGAATCGGACAACCAGCTCGTCGAAGAGTTATTGAGGACAAACCCAAAGAAGAAGATTACTTTTATGCAAATCCTCAGGAGTGTCTCTGTGAGAGTGCTAGATGTGAAGGCCCTGATAATTCAACTGAAGTTCAATGA
- the LOC129887535 gene encoding transcription factor MYB106-like, which translates to MGRSPCCEKVGLKKGPWTPEEDQKLMDYIEKNGCGSWRALPTKAGLKRCGKSCRLRWINYLRPDIKRGKFSLQEEQTIIQLHALLGNRWSAIATHLANRTDNEIKNYWNTHLKKRLTKMGIDPNTHKPKSNFFGSANLSHMAQWEKARLEAEARLARESKKQQQQQIISNNSNSNNINNYNNIHFGANNLTTTTTTNVLLPLQKKLPSPPCLDVLKAWQRGVNWSNMPKITKDNFFDNSPICTSNLSNNLLFMVPNNNNISGAGLIDNSCLVGVGSFMENNINGISYSNYPSLNNIQGLTHLENVLGSCEDEDDDDNNYWNTILKSCSSLVDGSPVF; encoded by the exons ATGGGAAGGTCACCATGTTGTGAGAAAGTAGGACTGAAGAAAGGGCCATGGACTCCTGAAGAAGACCAAAAACTCATGGATTACATTGAAAAAAATGGTTGTGGTAGCTGGCGTGCTTTGCCAACTAAAGCCG GACTTAAGAGGTGTGGAAAGAGCTGCCGATTAAGATGGATAAATTATCTAAGACCTGATATTAAAAGAGGAAAATTCAGTTTGCAAGAAGAACAGACAATTATTCAACTCCATGCCCTTCTTGGTAACAG GTGGTCAGCTATAGCGACTCATTTGGCCAACAGAACGGATAATGAAATCAAAAATTACTGGAATACACATTTGAAGAAGAGATTAACCAAGATGGGCATTGATCCAAATACTCATAAACCAAAATCCAACTTTTTTGGTTCTGCAAACCTAAGTCACATGGCTCAGTGGGAAAAGGCTCGTCTCGAAGCTGAAGCTCGGCTTGCTCGCGAGtccaaaaaacaacaacaacaacaaattatTTCGAACAACAGCAATAGCAACAAcattaataattataataatatccACTTTGGTGCTAATAATTTGACGACTACTACTACTACAAATGTTTTACTACCCCTTCAAAAAAAACTACCCTCACCACCTTGTCTTGACGTGCTAAAAGCATGGCAAAGAGGGGTAAATTGGTCAAATATGCCAAAAATTACCAAAGACAATTTTTTCGATAATTCTCCAATATGTACCTCAAATTTATCGAACAACTTATTATTCATGGtaccaaataataataatatttcaggAGCTGGATTAATCGACAattcatgtttggttggtgTAGGAAGTTTCATGGAGAATAATATTAATGGTATTTCATACTCTAATTATCCAAGTTTGAATAATATTCAAGGGCTTACACACTTGGAAAATGTTCTTGGAAGCTGTGAAGATGAAGACGACGACGACAACAATTATTGGAATACTATACTAAAATCTTGTTCTTCACTTGTTGATGGTTCACcagtattttaa